The Acidihalobacter prosperus region GGTAGGGACCGTCGTTGGCCTGTTCGATCATGGTTCGAAACGCTTCCGGCTTGGCGCTGTGCTTGCCGCGCGGAAAGGTCACCGCACTATGCAGGTTGCGGGCTTTCCACTGCGGCTTGCCTTTTCGGCCGAGTAGCAGCAGTTCGTGATTCAATCGCCAATAATTGCCCAGCCCCATCTGCGGCTTAACCCACACCGCCTGACTTTTGAAGTCGAATCCCCAGGCATCCATGATGTCGAGCGCATCTTTCAGGAACCCGTTCGTTGTCCAGAGATGAAGAAAACAGTCGGTATCCGCGAGATCGGGTATCGGCATGGCGGCGATATCCGCGCTGCTCATGGTGTCATAGTGGTTGTCGGTCGCCGCGCGGGTGCCCTGGTTGTCGTAGCGCCAGGGCGGATCGGCGTAGATGACGCGGTATTTGCGCTGTTCGCGGATGAGCACGTCGAGACTGGATACGTGGCGGCATCCGTTTTGAGCGACACGTTCGCCGTCCGTCGGGCGAGGCTTTTGCGAAGCCTTGCCGCGTACCGGATTCATGTCGAAGCCCGTCGCTTCCAACGCTTCTCGGCGCTGGGCGCTGAGCGTGCCATGGTTGTATCGGCGCCGCTGTTCGTTAAGCCAGCGTCCGAGCGGGTCTATTTTCCCGGATGAATCGCGTACGGGAAGGTGGAGTTTGCCGTTGGCGAGCCGGGTTGCGGCCGCGGAGGCCTCGCCCAGGCGCAGGTGCCAGTGCATGTCGTTATCGATATCCTGCATGACCTGAGACCGTGAATGGGTTTCAGGTCATTGTCCGGAGTTCTCGAATAACGCAAGC contains the following coding sequences:
- a CDS encoding MT-A70 family methyltransferase, producing MQDIDNDMHWHLRLGEASAAATRLANGKLHLPVRDSSGKIDPLGRWLNEQRRRYNHGTLSAQRREALEATGFDMNPVRGKASQKPRPTDGERVAQNGCRHVSSLDVLIREQRKYRVIYADPPWRYDNQGTRAATDNHYDTMSSADIAAMPIPDLADTDCFLHLWTTNGFLKDALDIMDAWGFDFKSQAVWVKPQMGLGNYWRLNHELLLLGRKGKPQWKARNLHSAVTFPRGKHSAKPEAFRTMIEQANDGPYLELFGRRAAPGWTVFGNQMSGDLVDRTYLVESPPCRLRTAIHD